The following are from one region of the Stigmatella ashevillena genome:
- a CDS encoding methyl-accepting chemotaxis protein encodes MTIGKKIVTGFGLCLLVLLAVALVAFQGAEQLVRTSDDVVTSREQARYLREVRTMLLDAETAQRGFLLTGQERYLDPYARALPNIETDLEALKRAFKNEPQQEVRLARLERQIREKLVELADTIRLRREQGFEVAQAVVLTDKGKLLMQDIRQSIDEMLVVGDERWVQAADNAQRNAQRSILFLSVGTLLGFIIVGLGSYVITRGITVPLGRLMSGVEFFTRGNLSHRIEVHNEDETGRLARAFNAMAERRQESEAQLGRQSEQREQTLRTVAEFVNQLAGASSEILSSTSEQVASAQEQGSAVAETVSTVEEIAQTSEEAAGRARAVSESARQSEELGKGGRRAVDEAVGAMATVREQVESIATRILALAEQAQAIGDIINTVNDISEQTHMLALNASIEASRAGEHGRGFAVVATEVKALADQSKKATAQVRQILGHIQKATHSAVMTTEEGTKSVATATRVVGQAGSSIQTLGEILAQASLTAAQIAASANQQATGIGQIRQAMRDVNQSAQQTLASTRQTERAVQDLNTMGLKLKGLLSEFGRNAKAA; translated from the coding sequence ATGACCATCGGGAAGAAGATCGTGACGGGGTTCGGCCTGTGCTTGCTGGTGCTGCTGGCCGTGGCCCTTGTGGCTTTTCAGGGCGCGGAGCAGCTGGTGCGGACCTCCGATGATGTCGTGACGAGCCGTGAGCAGGCGCGCTACCTGCGCGAGGTGCGCACCATGCTCCTGGATGCGGAGACGGCCCAGCGAGGGTTTCTCCTCACGGGACAAGAGCGCTACCTGGATCCGTATGCGCGCGCCCTTCCGAACATCGAGACGGACCTCGAAGCGCTGAAGCGGGCTTTCAAGAATGAGCCCCAGCAGGAGGTGCGGCTGGCCCGGTTGGAGCGGCAGATCCGGGAGAAGCTGGTCGAGTTGGCGGACACCATCCGCCTGCGCCGGGAGCAGGGGTTCGAGGTTGCACAGGCGGTGGTGCTGACGGACAAGGGCAAGCTGCTCATGCAGGACATCCGCCAGAGCATCGACGAGATGTTGGTGGTGGGCGACGAGCGCTGGGTTCAGGCGGCGGACAATGCGCAGCGCAACGCCCAGCGGAGCATCCTGTTTCTGAGCGTGGGCACGCTGCTGGGGTTCATCATCGTCGGCCTGGGCAGCTACGTCATCACCCGGGGCATCACCGTTCCGTTGGGGCGACTGATGTCCGGGGTGGAGTTCTTCACGCGAGGCAACCTGTCCCACCGCATCGAGGTGCACAACGAGGACGAGACGGGGAGGCTGGCGCGCGCCTTCAACGCCATGGCCGAGCGGCGCCAGGAGTCCGAGGCCCAACTGGGGCGCCAGTCCGAGCAGCGTGAGCAGACGCTCCGCACGGTGGCTGAGTTCGTCAACCAGCTGGCCGGGGCCAGCTCGGAGATCCTCTCCAGCACCAGCGAGCAGGTGGCCAGTGCCCAGGAGCAGGGCAGCGCCGTGGCCGAGACGGTGAGCACGGTGGAGGAGATCGCCCAGACGTCCGAAGAGGCCGCCGGGCGCGCCCGGGCGGTGAGCGAGTCGGCGCGCCAGTCCGAGGAGCTGGGCAAGGGAGGCCGCCGGGCAGTGGACGAGGCGGTGGGCGCCATGGCCACGGTGAGGGAGCAGGTGGAGTCCATCGCCACGCGCATCCTGGCGCTGGCCGAGCAGGCGCAGGCCATTGGGGACATCATCAACACGGTGAATGACATCTCCGAGCAGACGCACATGCTGGCGCTCAACGCCTCCATCGAGGCCAGCCGCGCCGGAGAGCACGGGCGGGGCTTCGCGGTGGTGGCCACGGAGGTGAAGGCGCTGGCGGACCAGTCCAAGAAGGCCACCGCCCAGGTGAGGCAGATTCTCGGCCACATCCAGAAGGCGACGCACTCGGCGGTGATGACGACGGAGGAGGGGACCAAGAGCGTGGCGACGGCGACGCGCGTGGTGGGGCAGGCGGGCAGCTCCATCCAGACGCTGGGAGAAATCCTGGCGCAGGCCTCGCTCACGGCGGCGCAGATCGCCGCGTCGGCCAACCAGCAGGCCACGGGCATCGGGCAGATCCGTCAGGCGATGCGGGATGTGAACCAGTCGGCGCAGCAGACGCTGGCCTCCACCCGGCAGACGGAGCGCGCGGTGCAGGATCTCAACACCATGGGGCTCAAGCTCAAGGGCCTGCTGAGCGAGTTCGGACGCAACGCGAAGGCCGCGTAA
- a CDS encoding TonB-dependent receptor, with amino-acid sequence MTDRSNRRCCRLLVLFIGLLGSNALAQGTSVLLGTVVDASNKQPAADVVVVATSPNLQGEQTVVTGSAGEYRIPQLPPGVYTLRFEKESFKPYTREGITVRLDYSVRVNVELLPESLAGEEMIVVGQAPTVDIGSTSTGVNVNSSFLRNIAVVSPSGKGAASRSFESLAELAPGANSDTYGTSISGATSPENQYIVDGVSVNDPGFGVNGSPLSIEFIGEVNVISGGYLPEYGRSTGGVVNAVTKSGSNEFHGSVFGNITPGSFSARGTEIRQEAGTISGQSSLWNLGDFGAELGGPILKDKLWFYGGIAPSFTRYELERNLNALVLGDDGQPFQDERGFTQTRAIEGTSSSYFADQQSFQYIGKLTYLINEDHNVTVSLTGTPTSAGGDGRFSINERTGAPEVERISGLPSALATQRISNGRDASVKWSSAWLDKRLLFNATAGWHHQTMAVRASDGTLGGSMEGLAGLSNTTWQRTTPSQHSVDEFEPFAELSACRSTHPAVPTLCPVLNYVTGGPGRLDEATLDRLQGKVIGTFLLKAAGQHVFKAGVDAEQMRYDHTRSLSGRNILIESDEGDYFLDYRQYGYLVGPDQVEIEQAQKRISKSNAIGAFLQDSWSVFDIATLNVGFRYDTQRLIGGDKLALVLANQWSPRLGVIVDPTRTGRAKLFASYARYYESVPLDMVDRSFPGEPGIRSHKDSGVCNPLDPNQQQGVCNTDAARQPYRPLLDPSRRWETVGAGATIVDPSIEPQSSDEFVVGGEYELPFNTRAGLSYTRRSLNMAIEDMSRDDGNTYFIGNPGRGFATDFVEPKRTYDAGTVFLQRNFADLWLAQASYTLSYLRGNYEGLFRSDTGQLDPNINSDFDLVSLLPNRSGSLPADRTHQFKVFGAREFVLRPDLSLNLGMSYRGASGTPYSYLGAHEDYGAGQAYILERGSAGRLPWVHRFDSRLAVTYKMTRDLTASFSVDVFNLFNFQAATAYDQNYTYSAVLPIEDGTPGDLPSKVVDTDGNPLDPASVNKNFGKPTAYQAPRSVRLGARVSF; translated from the coding sequence ATGACAGATAGAAGCAACCGCCGTTGTTGTCGCCTTTTGGTGCTGTTCATCGGGCTTTTAGGCAGCAATGCCCTGGCCCAAGGCACCTCGGTCCTCCTGGGCACCGTGGTCGATGCCTCGAACAAGCAACCCGCCGCGGACGTGGTGGTGGTTGCCACCTCTCCCAATCTCCAAGGTGAGCAAACGGTGGTGACGGGCTCCGCAGGGGAGTACCGCATCCCCCAGTTGCCGCCGGGCGTGTACACGCTTCGCTTCGAGAAAGAGTCCTTCAAGCCGTACACGCGCGAGGGCATCACGGTCCGGTTGGACTACTCGGTGCGCGTCAACGTGGAGTTGCTGCCCGAGTCCCTCGCCGGCGAGGAGATGATCGTCGTGGGCCAGGCGCCCACGGTGGACATCGGCTCCACCTCCACGGGGGTGAACGTCAACTCGTCCTTCTTGCGCAACATCGCCGTCGTCTCCCCCAGCGGCAAGGGCGCCGCGTCGCGCTCCTTCGAGTCGCTGGCGGAGCTGGCGCCCGGGGCCAACTCGGACACCTACGGCACCTCCATCAGCGGGGCCACCTCCCCCGAGAACCAGTACATCGTCGATGGGGTCTCGGTGAATGATCCCGGCTTCGGCGTCAACGGTTCCCCGCTGAGCATCGAGTTCATCGGCGAGGTGAACGTCATCAGCGGCGGCTACCTGCCGGAGTACGGCCGCTCCACGGGCGGCGTCGTCAACGCGGTGACCAAGTCCGGCTCCAACGAGTTCCATGGCTCGGTGTTTGGCAACATCACCCCAGGCTCATTCTCCGCGCGGGGCACGGAGATCCGCCAGGAGGCGGGCACCATCTCTGGCCAGTCCTCGCTGTGGAACCTGGGAGACTTCGGCGCCGAGCTGGGCGGGCCCATCCTCAAGGACAAGCTGTGGTTCTACGGCGGCATCGCCCCCTCGTTCACCCGCTACGAGCTCGAGCGCAACCTGAACGCCCTGGTGCTGGGAGACGACGGCCAGCCGTTCCAGGACGAGCGAGGCTTCACCCAGACCCGGGCCATCGAGGGCACGAGCAGCAGCTACTTCGCGGATCAACAGTCCTTCCAATACATCGGCAAGCTCACGTACCTCATCAATGAGGACCACAACGTGACGGTGTCGCTGACGGGCACCCCCACCTCCGCGGGAGGCGATGGCCGCTTCTCCATCAACGAGCGCACGGGCGCCCCGGAGGTCGAGCGCATCTCCGGGCTGCCCTCCGCCCTGGCCACCCAGCGCATCTCCAATGGGCGGGATGCCAGCGTCAAGTGGTCCTCTGCGTGGCTCGACAAGCGCCTGCTCTTCAACGCCACCGCGGGCTGGCACCACCAGACCATGGCGGTCCGTGCCTCGGACGGCACCCTCGGCGGGAGCATGGAGGGGTTGGCGGGCCTGTCCAACACCACCTGGCAGCGCACCACCCCCAGCCAGCACTCCGTCGACGAGTTCGAGCCCTTCGCCGAGCTGTCCGCCTGCCGCTCCACCCATCCCGCGGTGCCCACCCTCTGTCCCGTCCTCAACTACGTGACGGGCGGTCCCGGCCGCCTGGACGAGGCGACGCTGGACCGGCTCCAGGGCAAGGTCATCGGCACGTTTCTGCTCAAGGCCGCAGGGCAGCACGTCTTCAAGGCGGGCGTGGATGCCGAGCAGATGCGCTACGACCACACGCGCTCGCTGAGCGGCAGGAACATCCTCATCGAGTCGGATGAGGGCGACTACTTCCTGGACTACCGCCAGTACGGCTACCTGGTGGGGCCGGATCAGGTGGAGATCGAACAGGCCCAGAAGCGGATCTCCAAGTCCAACGCCATCGGCGCCTTCCTCCAGGACAGCTGGAGCGTGTTCGACATCGCCACGCTCAACGTGGGCTTCCGCTATGACACCCAGCGGCTCATCGGGGGCGACAAGCTCGCCCTGGTGCTGGCCAATCAGTGGTCCCCGCGCCTGGGCGTCATCGTCGACCCCACCCGCACGGGCCGCGCCAAGCTCTTCGCCAGCTACGCCCGCTACTACGAGAGCGTCCCCCTGGACATGGTGGACCGCTCGTTCCCGGGCGAGCCCGGCATCCGCTCGCACAAGGACTCGGGGGTGTGCAATCCGCTGGATCCCAACCAGCAGCAGGGCGTCTGCAACACCGACGCCGCGCGCCAGCCCTACCGGCCCCTGTTGGATCCCAGCCGGCGCTGGGAGACGGTGGGCGCGGGCGCCACCATCGTCGATCCGAGCATCGAGCCCCAGTCCTCGGACGAGTTCGTGGTGGGCGGCGAGTACGAGCTGCCCTTCAACACCCGCGCGGGCCTTTCCTACACCCGGCGCTCGCTCAACATGGCCATCGAGGACATGAGCCGGGATGACGGAAATACCTACTTCATCGGCAACCCGGGACGAGGCTTCGCCACGGACTTCGTGGAGCCCAAGCGCACCTACGATGCGGGCACGGTGTTCCTCCAGAGGAACTTCGCGGACCTCTGGCTGGCCCAGGCCAGCTACACGCTGTCCTACCTGCGCGGCAACTACGAGGGCCTGTTCCGCAGCGACACGGGCCAGCTCGACCCAAACATCAACTCTGACTTCGACCTGGTGTCCCTGCTGCCCAACCGCTCGGGCTCGCTGCCCGCGGACCGCACGCACCAGTTCAAGGTGTTCGGCGCGCGGGAGTTTGTCTTGCGACCGGACCTGAGCCTGAACCTCGGCATGTCGTACCGGGGCGCCTCGGGAACTCCCTACAGCTACCTGGGCGCGCACGAGGACTACGGCGCAGGCCAGGCCTATATCCTCGAGCGTGGCTCCGCGGGCCGACTGCCCTGGGTGCACCGCTTCGACAGCCGACTGGCCGTCACCTACAAGATGACGAGGGACCTCACCGCCTCGTTCAGCGTGGATGTCTTCAACCTCTTCAACTTCCAGGCGGCCACCGCGTACGACCAGAACTACACGTACTCGGCGGTGCTCCCCATCGAGGATGGAACCCCTGGGGATCTGCCCTCGAAGGTGGTGGACACGGATGGCAATCCGCTCGATCCGGCCTCCGTCAATAAGAACTTCGGCAAGCCCACCGCTTACCAGGCACCGCGCTCTGTCCGCTTGGGCGCCCGGGTCTCCTTCTAA
- a CDS encoding alpha/beta hydrolase family protein, giving the protein MPDAYRFLVDEHIPVLKLHFEPRPGPAVLVLHGLGANADTQYGELNALAHWGLSAVGVDAPHHGARRDAWLDEMARLGPPESHARLLHAIRASTRDVSRVIDHVVREGHGPIGLVGISFGAYTALAVAAEDSRVQATVSLLGSPDWSPREGPITEEIRELMCHAPVHRPWDCARHPLLLVNAGRDTVVPPHWARDFAQTCWERFSGWDSHVEYVEYPESEHMMRQQDWEACWDRSLRFLRRHLYKE; this is encoded by the coding sequence ATGCCCGACGCGTACCGGTTCCTGGTGGATGAGCACATTCCCGTGCTCAAACTGCATTTCGAACCCCGGCCTGGCCCGGCTGTCCTCGTCCTGCACGGTTTGGGAGCGAACGCCGACACCCAATACGGGGAATTGAACGCACTCGCCCACTGGGGGTTGAGCGCCGTGGGGGTGGACGCTCCGCACCATGGGGCCCGGCGCGATGCGTGGCTCGATGAGATGGCGAGGCTCGGCCCGCCCGAGTCCCATGCCCGCCTGCTGCATGCCATTCGTGCGTCCACCCGGGATGTGTCACGCGTCATCGACCACGTGGTGCGTGAGGGCCATGGACCCATCGGGCTCGTGGGCATCTCGTTCGGTGCGTACACGGCACTGGCGGTGGCCGCGGAGGACTCGCGGGTCCAGGCGACCGTGTCGCTGCTGGGCTCGCCGGACTGGTCACCCCGCGAGGGGCCCATCACCGAGGAGATTCGCGAATTGATGTGCCATGCCCCCGTCCACCGCCCGTGGGACTGCGCGCGCCACCCCTTGCTGCTGGTGAACGCAGGCCGAGACACGGTCGTCCCTCCGCACTGGGCCCGCGACTTCGCCCAGACCTGCTGGGAGCGGTTTTCCGGGTGGGACTCGCACGTCGAATACGTCGAGTACCCGGAGTCGGAGCACATGATGCGGCAGCAGGATTGGGAGGCGTGCTGGGACCGGTCGCTGCGCTTTCTCCGCCGCCACCTCTACAAGGAGTGA
- a CDS encoding GlxA family transcriptional regulator — MRIHVLALDGVFDTGLATILDTFGTANDLAAAAGTPSMRFEVRIVGVRRRVRTGQGLGVPAVLAKGLPRPDVIVMPALSTKTPETLRLALERRDVADATGLLRAQVAAGTRVAAACTATFVLAGASLLDGQAATTTWWLAPLFRERYPRVELDESRMVVASSLCVTAGAALAHLDLALWLVRQHSPALAALTARYLVIDPRPSQATYAISDHLAHEDPIVESFERWARRQLAEGFSLGAAARAVGASERTLARRLRSVLGRSPLSYFQDLRIERAVHLLQTSSASVDEIAAQVGYSDGVTLRTLLRRKLGRGVRELRANARTGHPPAVS; from the coding sequence ATGAGAATCCATGTCCTCGCACTCGACGGAGTCTTTGACACTGGGCTGGCGACGATCCTCGACACGTTCGGAACAGCGAACGATCTGGCCGCAGCAGCCGGGACACCCTCCATGCGCTTCGAGGTCCGCATCGTGGGAGTTCGTCGCCGCGTGCGCACCGGCCAAGGTCTCGGGGTACCGGCCGTCCTGGCGAAGGGTCTCCCGCGTCCCGACGTCATCGTCATGCCGGCGTTGAGTACCAAGACGCCCGAGACGCTCCGGCTGGCGCTGGAACGGCGTGACGTGGCGGATGCAACCGGCCTTCTGCGAGCACAGGTCGCGGCCGGAACGCGGGTGGCCGCGGCCTGCACGGCGACCTTCGTTCTCGCCGGAGCTTCCCTTCTCGATGGGCAAGCCGCGACAACGACGTGGTGGCTCGCACCTCTGTTCCGGGAGCGATATCCGCGCGTGGAACTCGATGAGTCGCGCATGGTGGTCGCGAGCTCGCTCTGCGTGACGGCGGGAGCAGCGCTGGCCCATCTGGACCTGGCGTTGTGGCTGGTGCGGCAGCACAGCCCGGCCCTGGCGGCATTGACGGCCCGGTACCTCGTCATCGATCCGCGCCCCTCGCAAGCAACCTACGCCATCTCCGACCACCTCGCGCACGAGGACCCCATCGTCGAGAGCTTCGAGCGCTGGGCTCGGCGCCAACTCGCGGAGGGCTTCTCACTGGGCGCAGCGGCCCGCGCGGTCGGAGCCAGTGAGCGGACACTCGCGCGCCGACTGCGGAGCGTGCTCGGCAGGTCCCCGCTCTCGTACTTCCAAGACCTGCGCATCGAGCGCGCGGTCCACCTGCTCCAGACGAGCAGTGCGAGCGTCGATGAGATTGCAGCACAGGTGGGCTACTCCGACGGGGTGACGCTGCGGACGCTGCTCCGGCGAAAGCTGGGGCGAGGCGTGCGCGAGCTGCGCGCGAACGCGCGGACAGGGCACCCACCGGCGGTGTCCTGA
- a CDS encoding putative quinol monooxygenase: MVRVGLLVRLQAKPGKEEEVARFLQGALPLANEEVATTVWFALRLGPSTFGIFDAFPDDSGRHAHLAGRIAAALMAKAPDLLSEPPSIEKVDVLASKFPG; encoded by the coding sequence ATGGTGCGCGTGGGTTTGCTCGTACGGTTGCAGGCGAAGCCGGGGAAAGAAGAAGAGGTCGCGCGGTTCCTCCAGGGCGCGTTGCCCCTGGCGAATGAGGAGGTCGCCACGACGGTCTGGTTCGCCCTCCGCCTGGGGCCGTCCACGTTCGGAATCTTCGATGCCTTCCCCGACGACTCGGGGCGCCATGCGCACCTGGCGGGGCGGATCGCTGCCGCGCTGATGGCGAAGGCACCGGACCTGCTCTCGGAGCCTCCGAGCATCGAGAAAGTGGACGTGCTCGCCAGCAAGTTCCCTGGCTGA
- a CDS encoding M23 family metallopeptidase, whose translation MSRRALLGGGGALAALAFGGALAAPRAALAAGGYIYPTSSRRVSDSFADHVARGSVNPGTDYVCPTGTRVVAVKEGTVVGVTNTIGGSGGRMVFIDHPDGSKTDYLHLSSIQVALGAQVAQGQQIALSGGSGNGSETGYGAHLHLSLHVGAGAQHATRGGSVDFEAYVGEGGSGAPGPLRQVYSTNAGASWQSGDTGLLFNPSQLSAVNMGGSWPQLMMTQAGVLYQVYGTSSGWTFGNTGIASNPTSMSAVNMGGSWPNVMSIENSTLFQTVGTSSGWKKLSTGMMLTGQISAVNMGGSWPTVMLAQGGVLYHVYGSTSGWNVASTGIPINGQISAVNMGGTVPQVMAIENGYLYQIWGDASGWHKASTGLNLIGQISAVATGTTWPTVMLDQGGAIYRVWANTSGWHVQPTGISGTGRFSAVYMSGGAPQVLKIG comes from the coding sequence TTGAGCAGAAGAGCCCTCCTGGGCGGAGGAGGTGCGCTCGCCGCGCTCGCATTCGGCGGCGCTTTGGCTGCTCCGCGGGCCGCGCTCGCAGCGGGTGGCTACATCTACCCGACCTCGTCGCGCAGGGTTTCCGACTCCTTCGCAGACCACGTGGCCCGGGGCTCCGTGAATCCGGGAACCGACTACGTGTGCCCCACGGGAACGCGCGTCGTCGCCGTGAAGGAAGGAACCGTCGTGGGCGTCACGAATACCATCGGAGGCTCCGGTGGTCGCATGGTTTTCATCGACCATCCTGACGGCTCGAAAACCGACTACCTGCATCTCTCTTCCATCCAAGTCGCCCTGGGCGCGCAGGTCGCCCAGGGACAACAGATTGCGCTCTCGGGTGGCTCCGGAAACGGTTCGGAAACCGGCTACGGGGCACATCTGCACCTCAGTCTTCACGTCGGCGCCGGTGCGCAGCACGCAACCCGCGGCGGCTCCGTAGACTTCGAGGCGTACGTCGGAGAGGGAGGCTCAGGCGCGCCGGGACCGCTCCGGCAGGTCTACTCCACCAACGCGGGTGCCAGTTGGCAGAGCGGCGACACGGGGTTGCTGTTCAATCCCTCGCAGCTCTCCGCCGTCAACATGGGCGGGTCCTGGCCGCAGCTCATGATGACGCAGGCAGGCGTCCTCTATCAGGTCTATGGAACCAGCAGTGGATGGACGTTCGGCAATACCGGCATCGCGAGCAACCCGACATCGATGAGCGCGGTGAACATGGGCGGCTCTTGGCCAAACGTGATGAGCATCGAGAACAGCACCCTCTTCCAAACCGTGGGAACGAGCTCGGGTTGGAAGAAGCTGTCCACCGGCATGATGCTCACCGGTCAGATCTCCGCCGTCAACATGGGAGGGAGCTGGCCGACGGTCATGTTGGCCCAAGGCGGCGTGCTCTACCACGTCTACGGATCGACCTCCGGATGGAACGTCGCGTCCACGGGGATTCCGATCAACGGTCAGATCTCCGCCGTCAACATGGGCGGCACCGTGCCTCAGGTGATGGCGATCGAGAACGGGTATCTCTACCAGATCTGGGGCGACGCCTCGGGCTGGCACAAGGCGTCGACCGGCTTGAACTTGATTGGCCAGATCTCCGCGGTGGCCACCGGGACGACCTGGCCCACCGTCATGCTCGATCAGGGAGGAGCGATCTATCGCGTCTGGGCGAATACGTCCGGCTGGCACGTTCAACCCACGGGGATCTCCGGAACGGGCCGTTTCTCGGCGGTCTATATGAGCGGCGGCGCACCGCAGGTGCTCAAGATCGGCTGA
- a CDS encoding serine/threonine protein kinase, with the protein MEVGHWRVLEAHGQGSYGAVYRVEKVGHPEEGPFALKLALYQKDPRFEREGELLSRLQHPHVPRLLERGSWEMPGGGAFPFIVMEWVEGVPLYAWAAQHALTSRQASTFLAQVASALVATHEAEGVHRDVKGDNILVRTGDAHAVLMDFGSAYYRRAQVLTHQFPPPGTPQYQSPESQRFQWEHRHQSLARYEAQPADDLYALGVTAYRLVTGQYPPAALDVKVTEGGFEFFQPPWVPPESWVSVCPELSELIRQMLCDEPSSRGRTEEIAEALGRLARTAGPRADRPIAPLPAQADMARTPQSRAEVPWLAMVALVYLVLGAWWMKGEQDIRPEESQDARRSDQPDAGTVGLGESALSSPAGMGPNEPGGRGVGLDMPKKPLPGQRQPPCEKPLVEINEGCWGRLGDAVPPCGANSYEWKKGCYLPLVDLRRPSTSDAPR; encoded by the coding sequence ATGGAAGTGGGCCACTGGCGCGTGCTGGAAGCGCATGGCCAGGGCTCCTATGGCGCCGTCTATCGCGTCGAAAAGGTGGGGCATCCGGAGGAAGGCCCCTTCGCGTTGAAGTTGGCCCTCTACCAGAAGGATCCCCGGTTCGAGCGGGAGGGAGAGTTGCTCTCACGTCTCCAGCACCCGCATGTTCCTCGGCTCTTGGAGCGGGGCTCATGGGAAATGCCGGGCGGAGGCGCCTTTCCATTCATTGTCATGGAGTGGGTGGAGGGCGTGCCCTTGTACGCGTGGGCCGCTCAGCACGCGCTCACGTCTCGCCAGGCCTCGACGTTCCTGGCGCAAGTGGCCTCCGCCTTGGTGGCCACCCACGAAGCAGAGGGCGTGCACCGGGACGTGAAGGGGGACAATATTCTCGTGCGGACAGGGGACGCACACGCGGTGCTGATGGATTTCGGCTCGGCGTACTATCGAAGGGCCCAGGTGCTCACGCACCAGTTTCCGCCGCCAGGAACCCCTCAGTACCAGAGCCCCGAATCCCAGCGCTTTCAATGGGAGCACCGGCATCAGTCTCTGGCCCGCTACGAGGCGCAGCCCGCCGATGACCTGTATGCTCTGGGCGTGACGGCCTATCGCCTCGTCACCGGCCAGTATCCTCCGGCTGCCCTGGACGTGAAGGTGACCGAAGGGGGATTCGAGTTCTTTCAGCCGCCCTGGGTGCCACCCGAGAGTTGGGTCTCCGTGTGCCCGGAGTTGTCGGAGCTCATCCGGCAGATGCTCTGCGACGAGCCCTCTTCTCGGGGGCGCACCGAAGAGATCGCCGAGGCGCTGGGGCGCCTTGCAAGGACTGCGGGGCCTCGGGCGGATCGACCCATCGCCCCGTTGCCCGCGCAAGCGGACATGGCCCGGACCCCCCAGTCGCGGGCAGAGGTGCCGTGGCTGGCGATGGTGGCCCTGGTGTACCTGGTGCTTGGAGCATGGTGGATGAAGGGCGAGCAAGACATTCGCCCAGAGGAGAGCCAAGACGCGCGGCGCAGCGATCAGCCGGACGCTGGGACGGTAGGACTGGGGGAGTCGGCGCTCTCCAGTCCTGCGGGGATGGGCCCGAATGAGCCGGGAGGGAGAGGCGTCGGCCTCGACATGCCCAAGAAGCCTCTGCCCGGTCAGCGGCAGCCTCCCTGCGAAAAGCCCTTGGTTGAGATCAACGAAGGCTGCTGGGGGCGCTTGGGCGATGCCGTGCCGCCCTGCGGTGCCAACTCCTATGAGTGGAAGAAGGGCTGCTATTTGCCCCTTGTCGACTTGCGGAGACCTTCGACCTCAGACGCGCCTCGGTGA